GCCCAGTGGGCGGGCGAGCCTTCCGAGGGAGGCCCTTCCGGTGCGCCGTCGCGGGAGCTGGTCAGGGCTTTCGAGGAGGCCCTTTCCTCCCCTCCGGCAGACGCTTCCGCAGCTGCTGCCGGCGGAACCGGCGGGGCCCCGGCGGCAACGGCGCTCCTGCCGGGCCCGGCGGAATCCATGCCGTGCCCTTCCGTTGCCGGAACAGGCGCGGAGGGATCGCCGTCTCCTGTGGAACAGGCCGGGAAGGGGCTTGCCGTGGAGCAGCCCGCCGCAGCCGGTGGCGCTGATGTCCCCGCCGGGCAGGAGGTGAAGGAGCCGCAGGCCGTCTTCCAGAGCGAAGGGATCTCCCGCCAGGATGCCCTGGAAGAGCTGGGGCGGCTGCTGGAACGGGTCTCCGGGCAGGGGGCCCTTGTCAGCCCGCAGGAATTGCTGCATGTGCAGCAACTTGTGGGCATGCTCAATGTTCAGGCCAAAGTGGGGGTCCAGACATCGCAGCAGACGACGCAAGGCCTGGAAAGCCTGCTGCGCCAGTCCGGTTAGGCCCCGTATCTCATCCAGAGGTTTTTCCATGCCGCGTCCCATGCTTTTTTTGCTGCTGTCCCTGCTCCTGCTCCTTGCCGGCTGCAAGGTGGAGATGTATTCGGGCCTGTCCGAGGACCAGGCCAACCAGATGCTTTCCACCCTGCTGCGACGGGGGATCGAGGCGGAAAAACAGGCTGCGGGCAAGAATGGCTATACCCTGCTGGTGGATGACGACCAGCTGGTGCGGGCCCTGCAGATCCTCAAGGAGAACAGTCTGCCGCGCGAAGCCTTCAAGAACCTGGGGGAAGTGTTCGCCGGTGACGGCATGATCTCCTCCACTTCCGAAGTCCAGGCCCGTATGTCCTATGCCCTGTCACAGGAGCTGGCGGACACGCTCTCGCGTATCGACGGTGTCCTGACGGCCCGCGTCCATGTGGTGCTCGGCGTCAACGACAAGGTGAACAACATCACCATCGCCCCCTCCGCGGCCGTCTTCCTGCGCCATACCCTGGATTCACCCGTGGTCAATCTTGTACCCGAGATCAGGGAGCTGGTGGCGGGTGCCGTGGCGTCCCTCAAGTACGACAATGTGAGCGTGATGCTGGTCCCGGTACGGGAAAGCGTGACGGTACCGGACAGCAAGCTCCCGTCCCCGCTGCTGTCACCGGGGGCCCATACGCCCGCCCTGCTGCTGCAGATGCTGGCCATGGCGGCGGTGCTCCTGGCGCTGGGCGCGGGGGGCTGGGTCTGCGGCCGCCGTCTGCTGGCCCGCCGCCGTGCTGCCCGGAAAGCCCTTGAGGCCGGGGAGGGGGATGACGCCGGCAAGCAGGGTGAGGCCTGATGCACAAGCAGTTTTTCGCGGACGTCCTCGTGCGCCGTCCGGTCCTGTGGCAGCGCCTGCTGCAGGCCAATCTGCCGGAAGGCGGACCGCGGTTGCCGGATGCCTGCCGTGAGCAGCTGGGCAGGGCCGCGGACAGCCTGTGGGCCTGGTTGCAGCAGCGGCCGTTGACGCACGGGCTGCCCGTTTCTGCAAGCGGAACTGCCGGACCGCTCCCGTTCTGGGACTATGCCGAGGAATCGCGCCGGCTTGCCCTGCTGCCTGCTCCGGCCCTGCTGGAGCTGTGCCGGGTGACGGGCGTGGTCCTGCATGCTCCCGCCATCGCGGCGGTGCTGCTGCGGGACGAGGTCCTTTCCCTGCGGCGGTCCCTGGGCGAGGAGACCTATCAGTATGCCCTGCAGCGGGGCCGGTATCAGCTGGGAGGCGTGCGGCGCTTCTTCCAGTGGCGGGATACGGATCTGCCCCTGGCGGAGCGCTGCGCCCTGCACGGCACCATGGCGCTGCTCCTGATAGCCG
This is a stretch of genomic DNA from Desulfovibrio piger. It encodes these proteins:
- the sctJ gene encoding type III secretion system inner membrane ring lipoprotein SctJ translates to MLFLLLSLLLLLAGCKVEMYSGLSEDQANQMLSTLLRRGIEAEKQAAGKNGYTLLVDDDQLVRALQILKENSLPREAFKNLGEVFAGDGMISSTSEVQARMSYALSQELADTLSRIDGVLTARVHVVLGVNDKVNNITIAPSAAVFLRHTLDSPVVNLVPEIRELVAGAVASLKYDNVSVMLVPVRESVTVPDSKLPSPLLSPGAHTPALLLQMLAMAAVLLALGAGGWVCGRRLLARRRAARKALEAGEGDDAGKQGEA
- a CDS encoding SctK family type III secretion system sorting platform protein, which translates into the protein MHKQFFADVLVRRPVLWQRLLQANLPEGGPRLPDACREQLGRAADSLWAWLQQRPLTHGLPVSASGTAGPLPFWDYAEESRRLALLPAPALLELCRVTGVVLHAPAIAAVLLRDEVLSLRRSLGEETYQYALQRGRYQLGGVRRFFQWRDTDLPLAERCALHGTMALLLIAGLWPEDVALRVRDRLPALPATAVLPSLTEEECHELWRGVKKLLLKEVAPSWAPCFD